Proteins encoded by one window of Nicotiana tabacum cultivar K326 chromosome 10, ASM71507v2, whole genome shotgun sequence:
- the LOC142164832 gene encoding uncharacterized protein LOC142164832, which translates to MDADQGKRKRVMEDEPWKLYIPVGEPFLVTHWSSYTNVDIAKLIRSLMFMELVQDKCDQFYVKLNDECVLRFGLREFGNLSGLNCCGNENVEGKFSGPNRLVDIYFSGFEVVSKKSLIDCFEKKKWQSDEDAIKIAIIYFINTFLMSTQAQKTFISKRDFHLVESGEYVSFPWGKIAFRALMKSVRDRLRGKSEFYRIGGFPLALQM; encoded by the exons ATGGATGCTGATCAAGGTAAAAGAAAACGTGTCATGGAGGACGAA CCTTGGAAGCtctatattccagttggtgagccGTTTCTTGTTACTCATTGGTCATCATACACTAATGTGGACATT GCAAAACTTATTCGTTCTTTAATGTTTATGGAATTGGTTCAAGATAAGTGTGATCAATTTTATGTGAAATTGAATGACGAATGTGTTTTACGTTTTGGTCTTCGAGAATTTGGTAATTTAAGTGGTTTAAACTGTTGTGGTAATGAAAATGTTGAGGGTAAATTCAGTGGACCCAATAGGTTGGTGGATATTTATTTTTCTGGTTTTGAAGTGGTGTCAAAGAAGTCACTTATTGATTGTTTTGAGAAGAAGAAATGGCAGTCTGATGAAGACGCAATTAAGATTGCAATTATTTATTTCATAAACACATTTCTAATGTCCACTCAGGCTCAGAAGACATTTATAAGTAAACGTGATTTCCATCTTGTCGAGAGTGGTGAGTATGTGTCATTTCCATGGGGTAAGATTGCGTTTCGAGCTTTAATGAAGTCAGTGAGGGACAGGTTGAGGGGAAAGTCTGAGTTTTATAGGATTGGTGGATTTCCTCTTGCACTACAGATGTGA